The following coding sequences are from one Eleginops maclovinus isolate JMC-PN-2008 ecotype Puerto Natales chromosome 13, JC_Emac_rtc_rv5, whole genome shotgun sequence window:
- the LOC134874834 gene encoding zinc finger protein 501-like, giving the protein MSRLQSLKQFVNQRLTAAVEDIFEHFERTITEYEEEMDRRHRKLCQLVSRPTVHLQTEADVQQLLVVNEEIPPAQQKGQENPEPPPCIKQEQEELWSSQEGEHLQALNEADITKFTFTPVPVKSEDDEEKPPSSQLHHRQTELMETQADGEDCGGPEPARNSNSDKHLQPDTEDKKPFCCAECGKRFGKETHLNTHMRTHTGEKPFSCAFCEKSFTQSGSLQKHIRIHTGEKPYNCSVCGKAFIESGNLTRHMITHTGEKPFSCSVCAKTYRSKADLRRHMRTHTGETLFSCSFCNRKFPWRYQVNTHKCVGRQSSQLHLTQTEES; this is encoded by the exons ATGTCCAGACTTCAGAGTCTAAAGCAGTTTGTCAACCAGCGGCTCACTGCGGCTGTCGAGGACAtctttgaacattttgaaagaacaaTAACTGAGTATGAAGAGGAGATGGATCGCCGACACCGGAAACTGTGCCAGTTGGTTTCAAGACCTACAGTACACCTGCAGACTGAAGCAG ATGTCCAGCAGCTGTTGGTGGTTAATGAAGAGATTCCGCCTGCGCAGCAGAAAGGCCAGGAAAACCCAGAGCCCCCCCCATGCataaaacaggaacaggaagaacTATGGAGCAGTCAGGAGGGAGAGCATCTTCAAGCGCTGAATGAAGCTGATATCACCAAGTTCACCTTCACTCCTGTCCCCGTGAagagtgaagatgatgaagagaaaCCTCCGTCCTCACAGCTTCATCACAGACAGACTGAACTCATGGAAACACAAGCTGATGGAGAGGACTGTGGAGGACCAGAACCAGCCAGGAACTCAAATTCAGATAAACATTTACAACCAGATACTGAGGACAAGAAACCATTTTGCTGCGCAGAGTGTGGGAAAAGATTTGGAAAGGAAACGCATCTGAATACACATATGAGAActcacacaggagagaaaccgtTCAGCTGCGCATTCTGTGAGAAATCCTTCACACAGAGTGGAAgtttacagaaacacattagAATCCACACTGGGGAGAAACCATACAATTGCTCAGTGTGCGGTAAAGCTTTCATTGAAAGTGGAAATCTGACGAGACACATGATAacccacacaggagagaaaccattcagctgttCGGTTTGTGCTAAAACCTACAGAAGCAAGGCCGACCTCCGAAGACACATGAGGACTCACACAGGAGAGACACTCTTCAGCTGCTCCTTTTGTAACCGCAAATTTCCCTGGCGTTATCAGGTCAATACTCATAAATGTGTTGGCCGTCAGTCCTCACAGCTTCATCTGACTCAGACTGAAGAGAGCTGA